One stretch of Hevea brasiliensis isolate MT/VB/25A 57/8 chromosome 12, ASM3005281v1, whole genome shotgun sequence DNA includes these proteins:
- the LOC110657217 gene encoding uncharacterized protein LOC110657217 has translation MLKRIRKQNAKTTHVQPQKRKSSITNSWNTQQCPNGLINEDETIQENLEFHNNSQSPFSNNAQEDPELNDSSNIEDIWNLGKGEELPEKFNEKNQCIDDGELEYFCGTIARNSDLSPLEYADWRKVPKDKKEMIWNVVQTKFKLGPSREKWIIQQVGKCLRTYKHTLYEENFHKYKSLAELKDNPPPRTDPKQWEKLVGQWYSEEWQRKMNGKLPSRTQLFIKYHKHKDGTPVSSEAATIIQKINEIQAENEANNVEFEDNAPIEGDILSQVLGPEKNGRVRGMGFGVSPRMLKKDNINVIQQLQEVNNENIQLKENFAILLEEDNQLKEQYVSLKNEVSELKEIIAQLTQVPNTQ, from the exons ATGCTAAAGAGGATTCGAAAACAAAATGCAAAGACAACTCATGTGCAACCTCAAAAGAGGAAGTCAAGTATAACAAATTCCTGGAATACTCAACAATGTCCAAATGGGCTTATAAATGAGGATGAGACTATTCAAGAGAATTTAGAGTTCCATAATAATTCGCAATCACCATTTTCTAATAATGCTCAAGAAGATCCAGAATTGAATGACAGTTCTAATATTGAGG ATATATGGAATCTGGGCAAAGGAGAGGAGTTGCCAGAAAAGTTCAATGAAAAAAATCAATGTATTGATGATGGTGAGCTTGAGTATTTCTGTGGCACAATAGCAAGAAATTCAGATTTGTCACCACTTGAATATGCAGACTGGAGAAAAGTTCCTAAAGATAAAAAAGAAATGATATGGAATGTTGTTCAG accaAATTTAAGTTAGGGCCATCTAGAGAAAAATGGATAATCCAACAAGTTGGCAAGTGCTTAAGGACTTATAAGCACACACTGTATGaggaaaattttcataaatacaaATCACTTGCTGAGTTGAAGGACAATCCGCCTCCTAGAACTGACCCAAAACAATGGGAAAAACTTGTTGGTCAATGGTATTCAGAAGAGTGGCAG CGCAAAATGAATGGAAAACTACCATCAAGAACACAACTTTTCATAAAGTATCACAAGCATAAGGATGGAACACCAGTATCATCGGAGGCAGCGACAATCATT CAAAAGATTAATGAGATTCAAGCTGAAAATGAAGCAAATAATGTAGAATTTGAAGACAATGCTCCTATTGAAGGAGATATTTTATCACAAGTGCTTGGACCAGAAAAAAATGGACGAGTTCGTGGAATGGGTTTTGGAGTATCACCAAGAATGTTAAAAAAGGACAACATCAATGTGATACAACAACTGCAAGAAGTCAATAATGAGAATATACAACTAAAAGAAAATTTTGCTATATTACTTGAGGAGGATAATCAACTTAAAGAACAGTATGTTAGCTTAAAGAATGAAGTTTCAgaattaaaagagataattgcTCAACTTACTCAAGTTCCTAATACCCAATAA